The Fusobacterium sp. DD2 genome window below encodes:
- a CDS encoding AEC family transporter: MDITKILNLQCILFILIATGAIARKKGIIKAEGKAVLTDLLIYIFLPCNIISSFNMKFTLDIFLKFAIILLFAAITQFFCMFMSKYTYNNVEERKRKVLQYATICSNAAFLGLPVVEQIFGLTGVMYASVAMIPQRIVMWSSGLSCFTKHDSFGKVFKRVALHPCIIAVYIGLIQMFLPFDVPTPIAFSIKTIGGCTLTTSMILIGTMLGEITDFHSIFSKLLVKYTFIRLILIPFVSVLICKLGGLDNLSIGVISLLSGMPAGSTTAILASKYDGDYIFASKVIVFSTVLSIVTIPMWSMIFSFFHIS; encoded by the coding sequence TTGGATATTACAAAGATTTTAAATTTACAATGTATTTTATTTATTTTAATTGCAACAGGTGCTATTGCCAGAAAAAAAGGAATTATTAAAGCTGAAGGAAAAGCTGTTCTTACAGACCTCCTTATATATATATTCCTGCCATGCAACATCATCAGTTCATTCAATATGAAATTTACTCTTGATATATTCTTAAAATTTGCAATAATTCTGCTATTTGCTGCTATTACTCAATTTTTCTGTATGTTTATGAGCAAGTATACATATAATAATGTAGAAGAAAGAAAAAGAAAGGTTTTACAGTATGCTACAATATGCTCAAATGCTGCTTTTCTGGGATTGCCAGTTGTAGAACAGATATTTGGTCTCACTGGAGTAATGTATGCTTCAGTAGCTATGATTCCACAAAGAATTGTTATGTGGTCATCTGGACTTTCATGCTTTACTAAGCATGATTCTTTTGGAAAAGTATTTAAAAGAGTAGCACTTCATCCATGTATTATAGCTGTTTATATTGGGCTTATTCAGATGTTTTTACCATTTGATGTCCCTACACCAATCGCTTTTTCTATTAAAACAATTGGAGGGTGTACCCTTACCACATCTATGATACTTATAGGTACTATGCTTGGTGAGATAACTGATTTTCATTCAATTTTCTCAAAACTTCTAGTTAAGTATACTTTTATTCGTCTTATACTGATTCCATTTGTTTCGGTTCTCATTTGTAAACTAGGAGGACTTGATAATCTAAGTATTGGAGTAATCTCTCTTCTAAGTGGTATGCCTGCTGGAAGTACTACTGCAATATTAGCTTCTAAATATGATGGAGACTATATATTTGCAAGTAAGGTAATAGTTTTTAGTACAGTTCTTTCAATAGTTACTATCCCAATGTGGAGTATGATATTTTCATTCTTTCATATAAGTTAA
- a CDS encoding transporter substrate-binding domain-containing protein translates to MKKYLCILMLVLSSLAFGKKLYVGTNAEFVPYEYLEDNKLKGFDIELMEAIGKELGYEIVWTNMGFDGLLPALQMKKIDAVIAGMSPTPEREKAVSFSGPYMLVDSNEHYVLVNSASTITKKEELKGKKVGVQIGTIQEQFTKDLGGIPVLYDGWTNAIMDLKNKKIDGVIIADVTGKKYLETISGIKKVDVVLDENPGAAIAFRKNDKIIPKINEAIETLDNNGEYLKLLEKYFPQKVEKYKKK, encoded by the coding sequence ATGAAAAAATATTTATGTATATTAATGTTAGTTTTATCTAGTTTGGCTTTTGGGAAAAAATTATATGTAGGAACAAATGCAGAATTTGTACCTTATGAATATCTGGAAGATAATAAATTAAAAGGATTCGATATAGAGCTTATGGAAGCTATTGGAAAAGAATTAGGATATGAAATTGTCTGGACAAATATGGGATTTGATGGACTTTTACCAGCACTTCAAATGAAAAAAATTGATGCTGTTATAGCTGGAATGTCTCCAACACCTGAAAGAGAAAAAGCAGTATCTTTCTCTGGGCCATATATGCTTGTAGATTCAAATGAACACTATGTATTGGTAAACAGTGCAAGCACAATTACTAAAAAAGAGGAACTGAAAGGTAAGAAAGTAGGAGTCCAAATAGGTACTATTCAGGAACAATTTACTAAGGATCTTGGGGGAATTCCTGTATTATATGATGGATGGACAAATGCTATAATGGATCTTAAAAACAAAAAAATCGATGGTGTTATTATTGCAGATGTCACTGGTAAAAAATATCTTGAGACAATCAGTGGAATAAAAAAAGTCGATGTGGTTTTAGATGAAAATCCTGGTGCTGCAATAGCTTTTAGAAAAAATGATAAAATTATTCCAAAAATAAATGAAGCCATAGAAACTCTTGATAACAACGGAGAATACTTAAAACTTCTGGAAAAATATTTTCCTCAAAAAGTTGAAAAATATAAAAAAAAATAG
- a CDS encoding M20 family metallopeptidase → MSDLKEKLSSLFKNYLPELKRINEFIYHNPELGNKEFKACALLSETLRNHGFEVTDNFSNIPTAFCGRYRYGKGGVKIAILAEYDALPEIGHGCGHNSFATTSIATALILKDVLDSDGEILIIGTPAEETCGAKVEMAKAGVFKNIDIAMAVHPTGECHKRSGTSQAMEALQFTFKGKTAHAAGNPYDGINALDGVIMLFNSINALRQQTREDARIHGIISKGGEAANIIPDLAVANFYVRANSLAYLKELIKKVKDCAKGAAIATGSHVFIENYETSFADLVTNKKLSETYEKNLKIQGVDYIVDSGSAGSTDMGDVSHCCPTIHPYFPLSKKSLIGHSRELAEATIHSEAYKGMEEAAVAMALTAMDIYRDSDLLKEIKEEFYRIE, encoded by the coding sequence ATGTCAGATTTAAAAGAAAAATTATCATCTTTATTTAAAAATTATCTACCTGAGTTAAAAAGGATTAATGAATTTATCTATCACAATCCAGAACTTGGAAATAAGGAGTTTAAAGCATGTGCACTTTTAAGTGAAACTCTTAGAAACCATGGTTTTGAAGTTACTGATAATTTCAGCAATATTCCAACTGCTTTTTGTGGCAGGTACAGGTATGGAAAAGGTGGAGTAAAAATAGCAATTCTTGCAGAATATGATGCACTACCAGAGATTGGACATGGATGTGGACACAACTCATTTGCAACTACAAGTATTGCCACTGCACTTATTCTTAAAGATGTATTAGACAGTGATGGAGAAATCTTAATAATTGGAACTCCAGCAGAAGAAACATGTGGAGCAAAGGTAGAGATGGCTAAAGCTGGCGTGTTTAAAAATATCGATATTGCTATGGCTGTACATCCTACTGGAGAATGCCATAAACGTAGTGGAACGTCTCAGGCTATGGAAGCACTTCAATTTACCTTCAAAGGAAAAACAGCACATGCTGCTGGTAATCCATATGATGGTATCAATGCTTTAGATGGAGTAATTATGCTTTTCAACTCTATCAATGCTCTGAGGCAACAGACTCGTGAAGATGCAAGAATACATGGAATAATAAGTAAAGGTGGAGAAGCAGCAAACATTATCCCTGATCTTGCTGTTGCAAACTTCTATGTAAGAGCTAACTCACTTGCTTATTTAAAAGAGCTTATAAAGAAAGTTAAAGATTGTGCAAAAGGTGCTGCAATAGCAACTGGTTCTCATGTTTTCATTGAAAATTATGAGACAAGTTTTGCTGATCTTGTTACAAATAAAAAACTTTCAGAAACTTATGAAAAAAATCTGAAAATCCAGGGAGTGGATTATATAGTTGATAGCGGTTCAGCTGGATCAACTGACATGGGAGATGTAAGCCATTGCTGCCCAACTATTCATCCATACTTCCCTCTTTCAAAAAAATCACTTATTGGGCACTCTAGAGAGCTTGCTGAGGCAACTATTCACTCTGAGGCTTATAAAGGAATGGAAGAAGCAGCTGTTGCTATGGCACTTACTGCTATGGATATTTATCGTGATTCTGATCTATTAAAAGAAATCAAAGAAGAATTTTACCGTATTGAATAG